Proteins encoded together in one Staphylococcus aureus window:
- a CDS encoding ferredoxin, translated as MAKYTIVDMDTCIACGACGAAAPDIYDYDDEGIAFVILDDNQGTAEVPEELYEDMEDAIDGCPTDSIKIADESFDGDALKFE; from the coding sequence TTGGCAAAATATACAATCGTTGATATGGATACTTGTATTGCATGTGGTGCATGCGGTGCAGCAGCGCCAGATATATATGATTACGACGACGAAGGTATTGCTTTCGTAATCCTTGACGATAACCAAGGTACTGCAGAAGTACCTGAGGAATTATATGAAGATATGGAAGATGCAATTGATGGATGCCCTACAGATTCTATTAAAATTGCAGACGAATCATTTGATGGGGACGCTTTAAAATTTGAATAA
- a CDS encoding ECF transporter S component, with the protein MQQNKRLITISMLSAIAFVLTFIKFPIPFLPPYLTLDFSDVPSLLATFTFGPVAGIVVALVKNLLNYLFSMGDPVGPFANFLAGASFLLTAYAIYKNKRSTKSLITGLIIATIVMTIVLSILNYFVLLPLYGMIFNLADIANNLKVIIVSGIIPFNIIKGIVISIVFILLYRRLANFLKRI; encoded by the coding sequence ATGCAACAAAATAAACGTCTTATCACAATAAGTATGTTGAGCGCGATTGCGTTTGTGTTAACTTTTATCAAGTTTCCTATACCATTTTTGCCACCATACTTAACTTTAGATTTTAGTGATGTACCGTCACTACTAGCTACATTTACGTTTGGACCAGTTGCCGGTATCGTAGTTGCACTGGTTAAAAATTTATTGAACTACTTATTTAGTATGGGCGATCCAGTTGGACCATTTGCTAACTTTTTAGCAGGCGCAAGTTTCTTATTAACTGCTTACGCCATCTATAAAAATAAACGTTCAACAAAATCTTTGATTACTGGATTAATCATTGCAACAATCGTTATGACTATCGTGTTGAGTATTTTGAACTATTTCGTTCTATTACCTTTGTACGGTATGATATTTAACTTAGCTGATATCGCAAATAATCTTAAAGTAATCATTGTTTCAGGAATTATACCATTCAATATTATTAAAGGTATCGTTATTTCTATTGTATTTATTTTACTATATAGAAGGCTTGCGAATTTCTTGAAAAGAATTTAA
- a CDS encoding DUF1672 domain-containing protein, with protein MLKKAKFILMATILLSGCSTTNNESNKETKSVPEEMDASKYVGQGFQPPAEKDAIEFAKKHKDKIAKRGEQFFMDNFGLKVKATNVIGSGDGVEVFVHCDDHDIVFNASIPFDKSIIDSDSSLRSKDKGDDMSTLVGAVLSGFEYRAQKEKYDKLYKFFKDNEEKYQYTGFTKEAINKTQNSGYENEYFYISAIPYNLAEYRDYFEPLLNKSDSEFSKELSNVKKQLKDKSKVSVTTTLFSKKKNYTKKSNSENVIKMAEEIKKDKEIPNGIELSIKFSDNKINTVKPNFNGESTSEYGVFDQE; from the coding sequence ATGCTTAAAAAAGCAAAATTTATCTTAATGGCAACGATACTACTATCAGGATGTTCAACTACCAATAACGAATCCAACAAAGAAACAAAATCTGTACCAGAAGAAATGGATGCTTCAAAATATGTAGGACAAGGATTCCAACCACCTGCAGAAAAAGATGCGATTGAATTTGCAAAGAAGCATAAAGATAAAATTGCTAAGCGAGGCGAACAATTTTTTATGGATAACTTCGGTCTAAAAGTTAAAGCTACAAATGTTATAGGTAGTGGCGATGGTGTAGAAGTATTCGTGCATTGTGATGACCACGACATCGTATTTAATGCGAGTATTCCATTTGATAAATCAATTATTGACAGTGATAGCTCATTAAGAAGTAAGGATAAAGGTGATGATATGAGTACTTTAGTTGGTGCAGTACTCAGTGGGTTTGAATATCGAGCACAAAAAGAAAAATATGATAAATTATATAAATTTTTCAAAGATAATGAAGAGAAATATCAATATACAGGATTTACAAAAGAAGCAATTAATAAGACGCAAAATAGTGGTTATGAAAATGAATATTTTTATATTTCGGCCATACCTTATAATTTAGCTGAGTATAGAGACTATTTTGAACCATTGTTAAACAAAAGTGACAGTGAATTTTCAAAAGAATTGTCAAATGTTAAGAAGCAATTAAAAGATAAGTCTAAAGTTTCGGTAACTACTACTCTATTTAGTAAAAAAAAGAACTATACTAAAAAAAGTAACAGTGAAAATGTAATAAAAATGGCAGAAGAAATAAAAAAAGATAAAGAGATACCAAACGGTATAGAGCTTAGTATAAAATTTTCGGACAATAAAATAAATACGGTTAAACCAAATTTTAACGGTGAAAGCACTTCAGAATATGGTGTGTTTGATCAAGAATAA
- a CDS encoding DUF1672 domain-containing protein, whose amino-acid sequence MFKKAKLILIATLLLSGCSAMNNESKKDTNTETNTETNTETKSVPEEMEASKYVGQGFQPPAEKDAIEFVKKHRKEFEKVGEQFFKDNFGLKVKATNVVGKDDGVEVYVHCEDHGIVFNASLPLYKDAIHQKGSMRSNDNGDDMSMMVGTVLSGFEYRAQKEKYDNLYKFLKENEKQYQYTGFTKEAINKTQNVGYQNEYFYITYLSRNLKEYRKYYEPLIHKNDKEFKEGMQRARKELNYTANTNTVATLFSTNDERNRKEKINNVIDLSEKIERTKDMPIKNTITTQLGNKLIGTKKARFDDKKVVSFGAFEDE is encoded by the coding sequence ATGTTTAAAAAGGCGAAATTAATCTTAATAGCAACGCTACTGTTATCAGGATGTTCAGCGATGAATAATGAATCAAAAAAAGACACAAATACAGAAACAAATACAGAAACAAATACAGAAACAAAATCAGTACCAGAAGAAATGGAAGCTTCAAAATATGTAGGACAAGGCTTTCAACCACCTGCAGAAAAAGATGCGATTGAATTTGTGAAGAAGCATCGTAAAGAATTTGAAAAAGTAGGTGAACAATTCTTTAAAGATAACTTTGGACTAAAAGTTAAAGCTACAAATGTTGTAGGTAAAGATGATGGTGTAGAAGTTTATGTGCATTGCGAAGATCATGGCATTGTATTTAATGCAAGTCTACCTTTGTACAAAGATGCCATCCATCAAAAAGGATCAATGCGTAGTAATGACAACGGTGATGATATGAGTATGATGGTGGGTACAGTGCTGAGTGGCTTTGAATATCGAGCGCAAAAAGAAAAGTATGATAATTTATATAAATTTTTAAAAGAAAATGAAAAGCAATATCAATATACAGGTTTTACTAAAGAAGCAATTAACAAGACGCAAAACGTCGGGTATCAAAATGAATATTTTTATATTACATATTTATCAAGAAATTTAAAAGAATATAGAAAATATTACGAACCATTGATACATAAAAATGATAAAGAGTTTAAAGAAGGTATGCAACGAGCTAGAAAAGAGCTAAACTATACTGCTAATACAAATACTGTAGCAACGTTGTTTAGTACGAATGATGAAAGGAATAGAAAAGAAAAGATAAATAATGTAATAGATTTATCCGAGAAAATTGAAAGAACAAAAGATATGCCAATCAAGAATACTATAACTACTCAATTAGGAAATAAACTTATTGGCACAAAAAAAGCTCGTTTTGATGATAAGAAAGTAGTGTCGTTTGGAGCATTTGAAGATGAATAA
- a CDS encoding DUF1672 domain-containing protein yields the protein MFKRTKLILIATLLLSGCSTTNNESNKETKSVPEEMEASKYVGQGFQPPAEKDVVEFAKKHKDKIAKRGEQFFMDNFGLKVKATNVVGSGKGVEVFVHCDDHDIVFNASIPFDKSIIESDSSLRSEDKGDDMSTLVGTVLSGFEYRTQKEKYDNLYKFFKDNEEKYQYTGFTKEAINKTQNVGYKNEYFYITYSSRSLKEYRKYYEPLIHKNDKEFKEGMEQARKEVNYAANTDTVTTLFSTKENFTKDNTVDDVIELSDKLYNFKNKPEKSTITIQIGKPTINTKKAFYDDNDPIEYGVYRKDE from the coding sequence ATGTTTAAAAGAACTAAACTAATCTTAATAGCAACATTACTGCTATCAGGATGTTCAACTACCAATAACGAATCTAATAAAGAAACAAAATCAGTGCCAGAAGAAATGGAAGCTTCAAAATATGTAGGTCAAGGCTTCCAACCACCTGCAGAAAAAGATGTGGTTGAATTTGCGAAAAAGCATAAAGATAAAATTGCCAAACGAGGCGAACAATTTTTTATGGATAATTTCGGTCTAAAAGTTAAAGCTACCAATGTTGTAGGTAGTGGAAAAGGCGTAGAAGTATTCGTGCATTGTGATGACCACGATATCGTATTTAATGCGAGTATTCCATTTGATAAATCAATAATTGAGAGTGATAGCTCATTAAGAAGTGAGGACAAAGGCGATGATATGAGTACTTTAGTTGGTACAGTGTTGAGTGGCTTTGAATATCGAACACAAAAAGAAAAGTATGACAATTTATATAAATTTTTCAAAGATAATGAAGAGAAATACCAATATACAGGCTTTACAAAAGAAGCAATAAACAAGACGCAAAATGTCGGATATAAAAATGAATATTTTTATATCACTTACTCGTCAAGAAGCTTAAAAGAATATCGTAAGTATTACGAACCATTGATTCATAAAAATGATAAAGAATTTAAAGAAGGAATGGAACAAGCCAGAAAAGAAGTGAATTACGCTGCTAATACAGATACAGTAACAACATTGTTTAGTACAAAGGAAAATTTTACTAAAGACAATACAGTTGATGATGTAATTGAACTGAGTGATAAACTATATAATTTTAAAAATAAGCCAGAAAAATCTACAATTACAATTCAAATAGGAAAGCCTACTATTAATACTAAAAAAGCCTTTTATGATGATAATGATCCAATAGAATATGGAGTGTATCGTAAAGATGAATAA
- a CDS encoding DUF1672 domain-containing protein, translating into MKKFIGSVLATTLILGGCSTMENESKKDTKTETKSVPEEMEASKYVGQGFQPPAEKNAIEFAKKHRKEFEKVGEQFFKDNFGLKVKATNVVGKDDGVEVYVHCEDHGIVFNASLPLYKDAIHQKGSMRSNDNGDDMSMMVGTVLSGFEYRAQKEKYDNLYKFFKENEKKYQYTGFTKEAINKTQNVGYKNEYFYITYSSRSLKEYRKYYEPLIRKNDKEFKEGMERARKEVNYAANTDAVATLFSTKKNFTKDNTVDDVIELSDKLYNLKNKPDKSTITIQIGKPTINTKKAFYDDNRPIEYGVHSKDE; encoded by the coding sequence ATGAAAAAATTCATTGGATCAGTTTTAGCTACGACATTAATTTTAGGGGGATGTTCCACGATGGAAAATGAATCAAAAAAAGACACAAAAACAGAAACAAAATCTGTACCAGAAGAAATGGAAGCTTCAAAATATGTAGGCCAAGGCTTCCAACCGCCTGCAGAAAAAAATGCGATTGAATTTGCGAAGAAGCATCGTAAAGAATTTGAAAAAGTAGGTGAACAATTCTTTAAAGATAACTTTGGACTAAAAGTTAAAGCTACAAATGTTGTAGGTAAAGATGATGGTGTAGAAGTTTATGTGCATTGTGAAGATCATGGCATTGTATTTAATGCAAGTCTACCTTTGTACAAAGATGCCATCCATCAAAAAGGATCAATGCGCAGTAATGACAATGGTGATGATATGAGTATGATGGTGGGTACAGTGCTGAGTGGCTTTGAATATCGAGCGCAAAAAGAAAAGTATGATAACTTATATAAATTCTTCAAAGAAAATGAAAAGAAATATCAATATACAGGCTTTACAAAAGAGGCAATTAACAAGACACAAAATGTCGGATATAAAAATGAATATTTTTATATTACATACTCTTCTAGAAGTTTAAAAGAATATCGAAAGTATTATGAACCACTGATTCGAAAAAATGATAAAGAATTTAAAGAAGGAATGGAACGAGCAAGAAAAGAAGTGAATTACGCTGCAAATACAGATGCTGTTGCTACACTTTTTTCTACTAAGAAAAACTTTACTAAAGACAATACAGTAGATGATGTAATCGAACTAAGTGATAAATTATATAATTTAAAAAATAAACCAGATAAATCTACAATCACAATACAAATAGGGAAACCCACTATTAATACTAAGAAAGCCTTTTATGATGATAATCGTCCAATAGAATATGGGGTGCACAGTAAAGATGAATAA
- the srrB gene encoding two-component system sensor histidine kinase SrrB has protein sequence MMSRLNSVVIKLWLTIILIVTTVLILLSIALITFMQYYFTQETENAIREDARRISSLVEQSHNKEEAIKYSQTLIENPGGLMIINNKHRQSTASLSNIKKQMLNEVVNNDHFDDVFDKGKSVTRNVTIKEKGSSQTYILLGYPTKAQKNSHSKYSGVFIYKDLKSIEDTNNAITIITIITAVIFLTITTVFAFFLSSRITKPLRRLRDQATRVSEGDYSYKPSVTTKDEIGQLSQAFNQMSTEIEEHVDALSTSKNIRDSLINSMVEGVLGINESRQIILSNKMANDIMDNIDEDAKAFLLRQIEDTFKSKQTEMRDLEMNARFFVVTTSYIDKIEQGGKSGVVVTVRDMTNEHNLDQMKKDFIANVSHELRTPISLLQGYTESIVDGIVTEPDEIKESLAIVLDESKRLNRLVNELLNVARMDAEGLSVNKEVQPIAALLDKMKIKYRQQADDLGLNMTFNYCKKRVWSYDMDRMDQVLTNLIDNASRYTKPGDEIAITCDENESEDILYIKDTGTGIAPEHLQQVFDRFYKVDAARTRGKQGTGLGLFICKMIIEEHGGSIDVKSELGKGTTFIIKLPKPE, from the coding sequence ATGATGAGCCGGCTAAATAGTGTCGTAATTAAACTGTGGTTAACTATTATTTTAATAGTGACGACAGTTTTAATTTTATTAAGTATTGCTTTAATTACCTTTATGCAATACTATTTCACACAAGAAACCGAAAATGCCATAAGAGAAGATGCTAGACGTATAAGTTCACTGGTCGAACAATCACATAATAAAGAAGAAGCAATAAAATATAGTCAAACATTAATTGAAAATCCTGGTGGGTTGATGATTATAAATAATAAACATCGTCAATCAACGGCTTCACTTTCTAATATTAAAAAGCAAATGTTGAATGAAGTAGTCAACAACGACCATTTTGACGATGTGTTTGATAAAGGTAAATCTGTTACTCGAAATGTAACGATTAAAGAAAAGGGCTCATCTCAAACATATATTTTGTTAGGCTATCCAACAAAAGCACAGAAGAATAGTCATAGCAAATATAGTGGAGTCTTTATATATAAAGACTTGAAATCAATCGAAGATACAAATAATGCTATTACGATTATCACCATAATTACGGCTGTTATTTTCTTAACAATTACAACAGTCTTTGCGTTTTTCTTATCGTCAAGAATTACAAAACCTTTAAGACGTTTAAGAGACCAAGCTACACGTGTATCTGAAGGGGATTACTCTTATAAACCTTCTGTCACAACGAAAGATGAAATTGGTCAATTATCGCAGGCATTTAATCAGATGAGTACAGAAATCGAAGAGCATGTCGACGCATTATCCACATCTAAAAATATTAGAGACAGCTTAATTAACTCTATGGTAGAAGGTGTCCTAGGTATTAATGAGAGTCGACAAATTATCTTATCTAATAAGATGGCGAATGATATTATGGACAATATTGATGAAGATGCTAAAGCTTTCTTATTAAGACAAATAGAAGATACTTTTAAATCAAAACAAACTGAAATGCGCGATTTAGAAATGAATGCACGATTCTTTGTTGTGACCACAAGCTATATCGACAAGATTGAACAGGGAGGTAAAAGTGGTGTTGTTGTGACAGTTCGTGATATGACTAATGAGCACAATCTAGATCAAATGAAGAAAGATTTCATTGCTAATGTATCACATGAATTACGTACACCGATATCATTACTTCAAGGTTATACTGAATCAATTGTAGATGGTATTGTTACAGAACCGGATGAAATAAAAGAATCGCTTGCCATTGTCCTTGATGAATCGAAACGTTTAAATCGTTTAGTTAATGAATTGTTAAATGTCGCACGCATGGATGCTGAAGGGTTATCCGTAAATAAAGAAGTTCAGCCTATTGCAGCGTTACTAGATAAGATGAAAATTAAGTATCGCCAACAAGCTGATGATTTAGGTCTAAATATGACTTTTAATTATTGTAAGAAGCGTGTTTGGAGTTATGATATGGATCGCATGGACCAAGTACTAACGAACTTAATTGATAATGCATCACGTTATACGAAACCTGGAGATGAAATTGCAATTACTTGTGATGAAAATGAAAGCGAAGATATTTTATACATTAAAGATACAGGTACAGGCATTGCACCAGAACATTTACAACAAGTATTTGATCGTTTTTATAAAGTTGATGCAGCGAGAACGCGAGGTAAACAAGGTACCGGTTTAGGTTTGTTCATTTGTAAAATGATTATCGAAGAGCATGGTGGTTCCATAGATGTTAAAAGCGAATTAGGGAAAGGCACAACATTTATTATTAAACTACCAAAACCAGAATAA
- the srrA gene encoding two-component system response regulator SrrA, whose amino-acid sequence MSNEILIVDDEDRIRRLLKMYLERESFEIHEASNGQEAYELAMENNYACILLDLMLPEMDGIQVATKLREHKQTPIIMLTAKGEETNRVEGFESGADDYIVKPFSPREVVLRVKALLRRTQSTTVEQSEPHARDVIEFKHLEIDNDAHRVLADNQEVNLTPKEYELLIYLAKTPNKVFDREQLLKEVWHYEFYGDLRTVDTHVKRLREKLNRVSSEAAHMIQTVWGVGYKFEVKSNDEPAK is encoded by the coding sequence ATGTCGAACGAAATACTTATCGTAGATGATGAGGATAGAATCAGAAGATTACTTAAAATGTATTTAGAAAGAGAATCTTTTGAAATCCATGAAGCAAGTAATGGCCAAGAGGCTTATGAACTTGCAATGGAGAATAATTATGCTTGCATACTACTAGATTTAATGTTGCCTGAAATGGATGGTATCCAGGTGGCAACTAAATTGCGTGAACATAAACAAACACCGATTATTATGTTGACTGCTAAAGGTGAAGAAACAAACCGTGTTGAAGGTTTTGAATCTGGTGCAGATGATTATATCGTCAAACCATTTTCACCAAGAGAAGTAGTCTTAAGAGTTAAAGCACTTCTAAGAAGAACGCAATCTACAACTGTAGAACAAAGCGAACCTCACGCACGTGATGTGATTGAATTTAAACATTTAGAAATAGATAATGATGCACATCGCGTACTTGCTGATAATCAAGAAGTTAATTTGACTCCTAAAGAGTACGAATTATTAATATATTTAGCTAAAACACCAAATAAAGTATTTGACCGTGAACAATTATTAAAAGAAGTTTGGCATTATGAATTCTATGGTGATTTAAGAACAGTTGATACTCATGTTAAACGACTTAGAGAAAAGTTAAATCGTGTGTCTAGTGAAGCTGCGCATATGATTCAAACAGTCTGGGGCGTTGGGTATAAATTTGAGGTTAAATCTAATGATGAGCCGGCTAAATAG